The following proteins are co-located in the Deltaproteobacteria bacterium genome:
- a CDS encoding NADH-quinone oxidoreductase subunit M, with product MLMHGDPVLTLMIFIPLVGMAVVLALPSRAHDAIRWTSTLFSAPPLLLAVRVLHGFRPDAGFQLVHRGPWIDAFDIEYFVGVDGISITMVVLTALLCFLCMIASFGIEKGVKGYYALFLLLETGMLGVFCALDFFLFFVFWEVMLLPMYFLIGIWGGPRREYAAIKFFLYTLLGSVLMLVTILYLYFASDPHSFDMTQLSRTAHVTINVQLLLWLALFIGFAIKIPAFPFHTWLPDAHVEAPTAISVILAGVLLKMGTYGILRINYGILPAATLAPAWHGRSLAFWLLAALGTFNIVYGALAAMAQTDLKKLVAYSSISHMGYVMLGMAAFTPQGINGAVLQMFNHGTVTAMLFLLVGVIYDRAHHRDIAGFGGLASIMPVYTGVTGLAFFAAMGLPGLSAFISEALVLLGAWQNYPLLTVIGASAVVLTAGYLLWTLQRMFLGKPNEKYLTLPEINARELFTLVPLGAIVIFLGIYPTPILDLQSPALVRLNDHVTQAAARTAGTERVAVAR from the coding sequence ATGCTCATGCACGGTGATCCGGTGCTGACCCTGATGATCTTCATCCCGCTGGTCGGGATGGCGGTGGTGCTCGCCCTCCCGTCGCGGGCGCACGACGCCATCCGCTGGACGTCCACGCTCTTCAGCGCGCCGCCGCTCCTCCTCGCCGTCCGCGTCCTGCACGGCTTCCGCCCCGACGCGGGCTTCCAGCTCGTGCACCGCGGGCCCTGGATCGACGCCTTCGACATCGAATACTTCGTCGGCGTCGACGGCATCAGCATCACCATGGTCGTGCTGACCGCGCTGCTCTGCTTCCTCTGCATGATCGCGTCGTTCGGGATCGAGAAGGGAGTGAAGGGCTACTACGCGCTCTTCCTCCTCCTCGAGACCGGCATGCTCGGCGTCTTCTGCGCGCTCGATTTCTTCCTGTTCTTCGTCTTCTGGGAGGTGATGCTGCTCCCGATGTACTTCCTGATCGGCATCTGGGGCGGCCCGCGTCGCGAGTACGCGGCGATCAAGTTCTTCCTCTACACGCTGCTCGGGTCGGTGCTGATGCTGGTCACGATCCTCTACCTGTACTTCGCCTCCGATCCGCACTCCTTCGACATGACGCAGCTCAGCCGGACGGCCCACGTCACGATAAACGTCCAGCTCCTGCTCTGGCTGGCGCTCTTCATCGGCTTCGCGATCAAGATCCCGGCGTTCCCGTTCCACACCTGGCTCCCGGACGCGCACGTCGAGGCGCCCACGGCGATCTCGGTCATCCTCGCCGGCGTGCTGCTCAAGATGGGGACGTACGGCATCCTGCGCATCAACTACGGCATCCTGCCTGCGGCGACGCTCGCGCCGGCGTGGCACGGGCGGAGCCTGGCGTTCTGGCTGCTCGCCGCGCTCGGCACGTTCAACATCGTCTACGGCGCCCTCGCCGCCATGGCCCAGACGGACCTGAAGAAGCTCGTCGCCTACTCGAGCATCAGCCACATGGGCTACGTGATGCTCGGCATGGCCGCCTTCACGCCGCAAGGGATCAACGGGGCGGTCCTCCAGATGTTCAACCACGGCACCGTGACGGCGATGCTCTTCCTCCTGGTCGGCGTGATCTACGACCGCGCCCATCACCGCGACATCGCCGGCTTCGGCGGCCTGGCCTCGATCATGCCGGTGTACACGGGCGTGACGGGCCTCGCCTTCTTCGCGGCCATGGGCCTGCCCGGGCTCTCGGCGTTCATCTCCGAGGCGCTCGTGCTGCTCGGGGCCTGGCAGAACTACCCGCTGCTCACGGTGATCGGCGCGAGCGCCGTCGTCCTGACCGCCGGCTACCTCCTCTGGACCCTCCAGCGCATGTTTTTGGGGAAGCCCAACGAGAAGTACCTGACCCTCCCCGAGATCAACGCCCGCGAGCTCTTCACGCTCGTCCCGCTCGGCGCGATCGTGATCTTCCTCGGCATCTACCCGACGCCAATCCTCGACCTGCAGAGCCCGGCGCTCGTCCGCCTGAACGATCACGTGACGCAGGCCGCGGCGCGGACGGCGGGCACGGAGCGCGTCGCCGTCGCGCGCTAG